A part of Agromyces protaetiae genomic DNA contains:
- a CDS encoding ABC transporter ATP-binding protein has product MSSEFPAPEEPTTTGLVARPKSTGLHKGDAKPGVEKVDPIIVVDGVRRTFGGLTAVDVDHLEIPRNAITALIGPNGAGKTTLFNLLTGFDKPNEGTWTFDGKSLSGVPAYQVARMGQVRTFQLTKALGLLTVLDNMKLGAKGQRGERFWSSLIPAAWRGQDAAIETRARDLLTKFKLDAKANDFAASLSGGQRKLLEMARALMSEPKLVMLDEPMAGVNPALTESLLDHILDLKDQGMTVLFVEHDMHMVRHIADWVVVMAEGRVVAEGDPHSVMQDPAVIDAYLGAHQELDLGVVTGRFTADEADPTTDAEASTEVEAESLADEGLAELEEEDK; this is encoded by the coding sequence TTGTCAAGTGAGTTCCCGGCTCCCGAAGAGCCCACGACGACGGGTCTCGTCGCCCGTCCCAAGTCGACCGGCCTCCACAAGGGCGACGCGAAGCCCGGTGTCGAAAAGGTCGACCCGATCATCGTCGTCGACGGCGTGCGCCGCACGTTCGGCGGCCTCACGGCCGTCGACGTCGACCACCTCGAGATCCCGCGCAACGCGATCACGGCCCTCATCGGCCCGAACGGCGCCGGCAAGACGACGCTGTTCAACCTGCTGACCGGCTTCGACAAGCCCAACGAGGGCACGTGGACGTTCGACGGCAAGTCCCTCTCGGGCGTGCCGGCATACCAGGTCGCCCGCATGGGCCAGGTGCGCACGTTCCAGCTCACGAAGGCGCTCGGCCTGCTCACCGTGCTCGACAACATGAAGCTCGGTGCGAAGGGCCAGCGCGGCGAGCGCTTCTGGTCGAGCCTGATCCCGGCCGCCTGGCGCGGACAGGATGCGGCGATCGAGACGCGCGCCCGCGATCTGCTCACGAAGTTCAAGCTCGACGCGAAGGCGAACGACTTCGCGGCGAGCCTGTCGGGCGGTCAGCGGAAGCTCCTCGAGATGGCGCGAGCCCTCATGAGCGAGCCCAAGCTCGTCATGCTCGACGAGCCCATGGCCGGCGTGAACCCCGCGCTCACCGAGTCGCTCCTCGATCACATCCTCGACCTGAAGGACCAGGGCATGACCGTGCTGTTCGTCGAGCACGACATGCACATGGTGCGCCACATCGCCGACTGGGTCGTCGTCATGGCCGAGGGCCGCGTCGTCGCCGAAGGCGACCCGCACTCGGTCATGCAGGATCCCGCCGTCATCGACGCCTACCTGGGCGCTCACCAAGAGCTCGATCTCGGCGTCGTCACCGGCCGGTTCACGGCAGACGAGGCCGACCCCACGACGGATGCCGAGGCATCCACCGAGGTCGAAGCCGAGTCGCTCGCCGACGAAGGCCTCGCAGAACTCGAGGAGGAGGACAAGTGA
- a CDS encoding ABC transporter ATP-binding protein, which produces MTQTATATPVVFVDDVHAGYLPGVNILNGCSLVAHQGELIGIIGPNGAGKSTLLKAIFGQVNIREGKVTLEGEDITGLKANKLVSRGVGFIPQTNNVFPSLTIEENLQMGLFQRPAVYKERLEFVTGIFAELGKRLKQRAGSLSGGERQMVAMSRALMMDPKVLLLDEPSAGLSPVRQDEAFIRVSEINKAGVTCIMVEQNARRCLQICDRGYVLDQGRDAYTGSGRELLNDPKVTELYLGSLGK; this is translated from the coding sequence GTGACCCAGACCGCCACCGCCACCCCCGTCGTCTTCGTCGACGACGTGCACGCCGGCTACCTGCCGGGCGTGAACATCCTGAACGGATGCTCCCTCGTCGCCCACCAGGGCGAGCTCATCGGAATCATCGGCCCGAACGGCGCCGGCAAGTCGACGCTCCTGAAGGCGATCTTCGGCCAGGTGAACATCCGCGAGGGCAAGGTCACGCTCGAAGGCGAAGACATCACTGGGCTGAAGGCGAACAAGCTCGTCTCCCGCGGCGTCGGGTTCATCCCGCAGACGAACAACGTGTTCCCCTCGCTCACGATCGAGGAGAACCTGCAGATGGGGCTCTTCCAGCGCCCTGCCGTCTACAAGGAGCGCCTCGAGTTCGTCACGGGCATCTTCGCCGAACTCGGCAAGCGCCTGAAGCAGCGCGCAGGGTCGCTCTCGGGCGGTGAGCGCCAGATGGTCGCCATGAGCCGCGCGCTCATGATGGACCCCAAGGTGCTGCTGCTCGACGAGCCGTCGGCGGGCCTCTCGCCGGTCCGGCAGGACGAGGCGTTCATCCGCGTCTCCGAGATCAACAAGGCCGGCGTCACGTGCATCATGGTCGAGCAGAACGCCAGGCGCTGTCTGCAGATCTGCGACCGCGGGTACGTGCTCGACCAGGGCCGCGACGCCTACACGGGCTCGGGCCGTGAGCTGCTCAACGACCCCAAGGTCACCGAGCTCTACCTCGGGTCGCTCGGCAAGTAG
- the rimI gene encoding ribosomal protein S18-alanine N-acetyltransferase has translation MSLMLRRAKTTDLDGIMALERAVFEGDAWPEHAMRAELEGEHSHYLVVVDDAAPDTVLGYAGLLAGRGSGEGDIQTIAVEPAQRGGGVGRALMNALIAEARARGAERLFLEVRADNPVARGLYTSLGFAEIGVRPGYYRDGVDAVLMRLDVPAAQAAPAPLDMSPIEVGSPEQEENG, from the coding sequence ATGAGCCTCATGCTGCGCCGGGCGAAGACGACCGACCTCGACGGGATCATGGCGCTCGAACGCGCCGTCTTCGAGGGCGACGCGTGGCCCGAGCACGCCATGCGCGCCGAGCTCGAGGGCGAGCACAGCCACTACCTCGTCGTCGTCGACGATGCCGCACCCGACACCGTGCTCGGGTACGCGGGTCTCCTCGCGGGCCGCGGCTCGGGCGAAGGGGACATCCAGACGATCGCCGTCGAACCCGCGCAGCGGGGCGGCGGCGTCGGCCGCGCGCTCATGAACGCGCTCATCGCCGAGGCCCGCGCCCGCGGCGCCGAGCGCCTCTTCCTCGAGGTGCGCGCCGACAACCCCGTCGCCCGCGGCCTCTACACGTCGCTCGGCTTCGCCGAGATCGGCGTGCGGCCGGGGTACTACCGCGACGGCGTCGACGCCGTGCTCATGCGCCTCGACGTGCCCGCCGCTCAGGCGGCGCCGGCGCCGCTCGACATGTCGCCCATCGAGGTCGGGTCCCCCGAGCAGGAGGAGAACGGATGA
- the tsaD gene encoding tRNA (adenosine(37)-N6)-threonylcarbamoyltransferase complex transferase subunit TsaD → MTREAPLVLGIETSCDETGVGIVRGTELLANTIASSMEEHARYGGVVPEVAARAHLEALGPTIRAALDEASVSLGEIDAVAVTSGPGLAGALMVGVGAAKALSLAIGKPIYAVNHLVGHVGADLLGDVEPLETPTVALLVSGGHTSLLLVRDLVSDVELLGETIDDAAGEAFDKVARLLGLPYPGGPEIDRAAIGGDPTAIRFPRGLTKPKDLERHRYDFSFSGLKTAVARWVEQREALDEPVPMADVAASFREAVVDVLVGKALAACADLGVPRLLLGGGVVANARLRQVAQERADASGVALRIPPLSLCTDNGAMIAALGARLIAAGHPPSDLGFGADSTLPVTDIRV, encoded by the coding sequence ATGACCCGCGAAGCCCCCCTCGTCCTCGGCATCGAGACGAGCTGTGACGAGACGGGCGTCGGCATCGTGCGCGGCACCGAGCTCCTCGCCAACACGATCGCCTCCTCGATGGAGGAGCACGCCCGGTACGGCGGCGTCGTGCCCGAGGTCGCGGCACGCGCACACCTCGAGGCGCTCGGCCCCACGATCCGTGCGGCGCTCGACGAGGCATCCGTCTCGCTCGGCGAGATCGACGCCGTCGCCGTCACGAGCGGACCCGGCCTCGCGGGCGCGCTCATGGTCGGCGTCGGCGCGGCCAAGGCGCTCTCGCTCGCCATCGGCAAGCCGATCTACGCCGTCAACCACCTCGTCGGCCACGTGGGCGCCGACCTCCTCGGCGACGTCGAGCCTCTCGAGACGCCGACCGTCGCCCTCCTCGTCTCGGGCGGGCACACGTCGCTCCTCCTCGTCCGCGACCTCGTGAGCGACGTCGAACTGCTCGGCGAGACGATCGACGACGCCGCCGGCGAGGCCTTCGACAAGGTCGCGCGCCTGCTGGGACTGCCCTACCCCGGCGGCCCCGAGATCGACCGTGCCGCGATCGGCGGCGATCCGACCGCCATCCGGTTCCCGCGCGGACTCACGAAGCCGAAAGACCTCGAACGCCACCGCTACGATTTCAGCTTCTCGGGGTTGAAGACCGCGGTCGCGCGGTGGGTCGAGCAGCGCGAGGCGCTCGACGAGCCGGTGCCCATGGCGGATGTCGCCGCGAGCTTCCGCGAGGCCGTCGTCGACGTCCTCGTCGGCAAGGCGCTCGCCGCGTGCGCCGACCTCGGCGTGCCGCGGCTCCTGCTCGGCGGCGGCGTCGTCGCGAACGCGCGGCTCCGTCAGGTCGCGCAAGAGCGGGCGGATGCCTCGGGCGTCGCTCTGCGGATTCCGCCGCTGTCGCTCTGCACCGACAACGGCGCGATGATCGCCGCCCTCGGTGCGCGATTGATCGCGGCGGGACATCCGCCGTCGGATCTCGGCTTCGGCGCCGACTCGACGCTCCCCGTCACCGACATCCGCGTCTGA
- a CDS encoding class I SAM-dependent methyltransferase: MDRAELVELLSPEGLRLLDSLPPWDTKADVVRTVADLRKQGHSPALVAAVLSQAKLRDKARAKFGEFASRMLFTEAGLEQATRLRVAALHAGRFSRAGIRHVADLGCGIGGDALALAAVDLEVTAADADEVTAAIAAFNLSPFPHARVLHSRAEDVALGGIGGAWLDPARRTTAGGRTTRIADASQYTPSLDFAFGLADVVTAGAVGVKLGPGTDRDLVPAGAEAQWVSVDGDVVELGVWFGPLARPGVGRAALVVRGDQASELTAPADSEDAPVGPLGDYVYEPDGSVIRARLIGDLARANGGWMLSDGIAYITADRAFESPFARGFRVVERLPNDERQLRQALAARGIGTLEIKKRGVDIDPAALRTRLKLKGDASATIVVTREEGRRVTLLVERLDG; the protein is encoded by the coding sequence GTGGACCGCGCCGAGCTCGTCGAACTGCTTTCGCCCGAGGGCCTGCGGCTCCTCGACTCGCTCCCCCCGTGGGACACGAAGGCCGACGTCGTGCGCACCGTCGCCGACCTCCGCAAGCAGGGCCACTCCCCCGCACTCGTCGCCGCCGTGCTCAGTCAGGCGAAGCTGCGCGACAAGGCGCGCGCCAAGTTCGGCGAGTTCGCGAGCCGCATGCTCTTCACCGAGGCCGGCCTCGAGCAGGCGACCCGACTGCGCGTCGCCGCCCTCCATGCCGGCCGCTTCTCGCGCGCGGGCATCCGTCACGTCGCCGACCTCGGCTGCGGCATCGGCGGCGACGCCCTCGCCCTCGCCGCAGTCGACCTCGAGGTCACCGCGGCCGACGCCGACGAGGTCACGGCCGCGATCGCAGCGTTCAACCTCAGCCCGTTCCCGCACGCGCGCGTGCTGCACTCGCGCGCCGAGGACGTCGCGCTCGGCGGCATCGGCGGCGCATGGCTCGACCCCGCTCGGCGCACGACCGCGGGCGGTCGCACGACGAGAATCGCGGATGCCTCGCAGTACACGCCGTCCCTCGACTTCGCGTTCGGCCTCGCCGACGTCGTCACGGCGGGGGCCGTCGGCGTGAAGCTCGGCCCCGGCACCGACCGCGACCTCGTGCCGGCCGGCGCCGAGGCGCAGTGGGTGTCGGTCGACGGCGACGTCGTCGAACTGGGCGTGTGGTTCGGGCCGCTCGCCCGGCCCGGCGTCGGCCGTGCGGCGCTCGTCGTCCGCGGCGACCAGGCGTCGGAGCTCACGGCACCCGCCGACAGCGAGGACGCGCCGGTCGGCCCCCTCGGCGACTACGTGTACGAGCCCGACGGGTCGGTCATCCGCGCGCGGCTCATCGGCGACCTCGCACGCGCGAACGGCGGGTGGATGCTGTCCGACGGCATCGCCTACATCACGGCCGACCGGGCGTTCGAGTCGCCGTTCGCGCGCGGGTTCCGCGTCGTCGAGCGGCTGCCGAACGACGAGCGGCAGTTGCGCCAGGCGCTCGCGGCACGCGGAATCGGCACGCTCGAGATCAAGAAGCGCGGCGTCGACATCGACCCCGCCGCGCTGCGCACCCGACTGAAGCTCAAGGGCGACGCGTCGGCGACGATCGTCGTCACGCGCGAGGAGGGACGTCGCGTGACGCTCCTCGTCGAACGGCTCGACGGCTGA
- a CDS encoding DUF4190 domain-containing protein yields the protein MSEREGVPPISGTPDPFPRTEAPPLGETTRRPAAHDSDPDAPAIDPLAEYHPGGTTHQAIPPIREFDETFDTGVLHQLPTGQLLIVHRPGVPPSAGDAAEDVDVQRRVYSWVGAVLGSIGAVASLFVGWMLPLAVAAIVFGVLGLRREEHGRSLAFVAIGTGITGLVFSAVWIGYYLIVYGALPS from the coding sequence ATGAGCGAGCGTGAGGGGGTCCCGCCGATCAGCGGGACCCCCGATCCGTTTCCCCGAACCGAGGCTCCGCCCCTCGGCGAAACGACGCGCCGGCCCGCAGCACATGACAGCGACCCGGATGCCCCGGCGATCGACCCGCTCGCCGAGTACCACCCGGGCGGCACCACCCACCAGGCCATCCCGCCGATCCGCGAGTTCGACGAGACGTTCGACACCGGGGTGCTCCATCAGCTGCCGACCGGGCAACTGCTCATCGTCCACCGCCCCGGCGTTCCGCCCTCGGCCGGAGATGCGGCCGAAGACGTCGACGTGCAACGGCGCGTCTACAGCTGGGTCGGCGCTGTCCTCGGTTCCATCGGCGCCGTCGCCTCGCTCTTCGTCGGCTGGATGCTTCCGCTCGCCGTCGCGGCCATCGTGTTCGGCGTCCTCGGCCTCCGCCGCGAAGAACACGGGCGCTCGCTCGCATTCGTCGCCATCGGCACGGGCATCACGGGCCTCGTGTTCTCCGCGGTGTGGATCGGCTACTACCTCATCGTCTACGGAGCCCTCCCGAGTTGA
- a CDS encoding ABC transporter substrate-binding protein, with protein sequence MSVFGKSVPARSRGKVWTGVAVAATSALLLSACASGETESQEGAGPRDELALTIGTALPQTGNLAFLGPPEEAGVAYATSQINAVSDKTGLTLDVVYGDSGDTDNKAYETEIPRLLGEDVSAIIGAASSGTSLQFIDQVTGAGVIQFSPANTSDAFTTYDDNGLYFRTAPSDVLQGEVLGNLIAEDGNQTLGLIVLNDSYGTGLAKYVSEAFEAAGGEVVAESTYNTGDTTFDSQIGEVLAAAPDAIALITFDEVSTILPSLFGQFPADKLYFVDGNLKNFGDAFPAGSLTNAKGTLPGLTIDSISAFTGELDAFLESEGTPALEDYSYAAESFDATVLLALASLAANSTDPADIAAKLIEVSGGSGDGEKCSTYEECADIILGGGVADYDGISGPITFDEVGDPTEASIGIYQYGEDNNYKAYEG encoded by the coding sequence ATGAGCGTTTTCGGCAAGTCCGTGCCTGCTCGTTCGCGCGGCAAGGTCTGGACGGGAGTCGCGGTCGCCGCGACGAGCGCCCTCCTCCTCTCCGCTTGTGCGAGCGGCGAGACCGAGTCCCAGGAAGGCGCGGGCCCCCGCGACGAGCTGGCGCTCACGATCGGCACGGCCCTTCCGCAGACCGGCAACCTCGCCTTCCTCGGCCCGCCCGAAGAGGCGGGTGTCGCCTACGCGACCTCGCAGATCAACGCCGTGTCCGACAAGACCGGCCTCACGCTCGACGTCGTCTACGGCGACTCCGGCGACACCGACAACAAGGCCTACGAGACCGAGATCCCCCGCCTCCTCGGCGAAGACGTCTCGGCCATCATCGGCGCTGCGTCTTCGGGCACCTCGCTCCAGTTCATCGACCAGGTGACCGGCGCAGGCGTCATCCAGTTCTCGCCGGCCAACACGTCCGACGCGTTCACGACGTACGACGACAACGGCCTGTACTTCCGTACCGCTCCGTCCGACGTGCTCCAGGGCGAGGTCCTCGGCAACCTGATCGCCGAAGACGGCAACCAGACGCTCGGCCTCATCGTGCTGAACGACTCGTACGGCACCGGTCTCGCGAAGTACGTCTCGGAGGCCTTCGAGGCCGCCGGCGGCGAGGTCGTCGCGGAGTCCACCTACAACACGGGTGACACGACGTTCGACTCGCAGATCGGCGAGGTCCTCGCGGCCGCTCCCGACGCGATCGCGCTGATCACGTTCGATGAGGTCTCGACCATCCTCCCCAGCCTTTTCGGGCAGTTCCCCGCCGACAAGCTCTACTTCGTCGACGGCAACCTGAAGAACTTCGGCGACGCCTTCCCGGCCGGTTCGCTCACGAACGCCAAGGGCACGCTCCCCGGTCTCACGATCGACTCGATCTCGGCCTTCACGGGCGAGCTCGACGCGTTCCTCGAGTCCGAGGGCACCCCGGCGCTCGAGGACTACAGCTACGCGGCTGAGTCCTTCGACGCGACCGTCCTGCTCGCCCTCGCTTCGCTCGCCGCGAACTCGACCGACCCGGCCGACATCGCTGCGAAGCTCATCGAGGTCTCGGGCGGCTCGGGCGACGGCGAGAAGTGCTCGACGTACGAAGAGTGCGCCGACATCATCCTCGGCGGCGGCGTTGCCGACTACGACGGCATCTCCGGCCCGATCACGTTCGACGAGGTCGGCGACCCGACCGAGGCGTCGATCGGCATCTACCAGTACGGCGAGGACAACAACTACAAGGCCTACGAAGGCTGA
- a CDS encoding DUF4190 domain-containing protein, translating into MTDPNLPEQPAGVPPVTPPAAPAYGAPPAAPAAPAYGAPAAPAYGAPAAPAYGAPAYGAPAPAAQKTNVLAIVSLVTAFFVSLAAVITGHIALNQIKKTGESGRGLAIAGLVLGYLGLAFGLIWIIIVVIALASGGVTYSTY; encoded by the coding sequence GTGACCGATCCGAACCTTCCCGAGCAGCCCGCCGGCGTTCCGCCCGTGACGCCGCCTGCGGCGCCCGCGTACGGCGCGCCCCCTGCGGCGCCCGCGGCTCCCGCCTACGGCGCACCGGCCGCTCCCGCCTACGGCGCACCGGCCGCTCCCGCCTACGGAGCGCCCGCCTACGGCGCCCCCGCGCCCGCCGCGCAGAAGACCAACGTGCTCGCGATCGTGTCGCTCGTGACGGCGTTCTTCGTCTCGCTCGCCGCCGTCATCACGGGCCACATCGCCCTCAACCAGATCAAGAAGACGGGTGAGAGCGGCCGCGGTCTCGCGATCGCCGGCCTCGTGCTCGGCTACCTCGGCCTCGCATTCGGGCTCATCTGGATCATCATCGTGGTCATCGCGCTCGCGAGCGGCGGCGTCACCTACTCGACGTACTGA
- the tsaB gene encoding tRNA (adenosine(37)-N6)-threonylcarbamoyltransferase complex dimerization subunit type 1 TsaB, which produces MLLAIDTSTGTSVAVVDRDGGVLAEVGTDDPMRHAEVVGDFIRDALAAAGVLPRELSGVAGGMGPGPFTGLRVGIAAAHAFALGIGRPFVPVVSHDAVAFAWYRDGGSGPLQVVTDARRRESAVSDYDGLDDDGLPVRGAGPALFPRDEVPAPRGIRLEASVVPAGALGLIAETAYAAGRLPLTADEPLYLRAPDVTPSAGIKRVTR; this is translated from the coding sequence ATGCTCCTCGCCATCGACACGTCGACCGGCACCTCCGTCGCCGTCGTCGACCGCGACGGCGGCGTGCTCGCCGAGGTCGGCACCGACGACCCCATGCGGCACGCCGAGGTCGTCGGCGACTTCATCCGCGACGCGCTCGCCGCGGCGGGCGTCTTGCCCCGTGAGCTCTCGGGCGTCGCGGGCGGCATGGGTCCCGGGCCGTTCACGGGGCTGCGGGTCGGGATCGCCGCCGCGCACGCGTTCGCGCTCGGCATCGGCAGGCCGTTCGTGCCGGTCGTGAGCCACGATGCGGTCGCCTTCGCGTGGTACCGCGACGGCGGGTCGGGTCCGCTGCAGGTCGTGACCGACGCGCGTCGGCGCGAGTCGGCGGTGTCCGACTACGACGGGCTCGACGATGACGGCCTACCCGTGCGAGGCGCGGGCCCCGCGCTGTTCCCGCGTGACGAGGTGCCCGCACCCCGAGGCATCCGGCTCGAGGCATCCGTCGTCCCGGCCGGCGCGCTCGGACTGATCGCCGAGACCGCCTACGCGGCCGGCCGCCTGCCGCTCACGGCCGACGAGCCCCTCTACCTGCGCGCACCCGATGTGACGCCCTCGGCGGGCATCAAGCGGGTGACGCGATGA
- a CDS encoding DUF4190 domain-containing protein, translated as MTDPKDNTPDDAVPAVDFGGAPAAPDSAWAAPAEGASAAEEVAEETVLRESLPGADQAAVVTGAASTPEPPAAPEPPAAPEAPSVPEVPSVPEPPAPPAPPGYWTPTEVPSSAPAAPAAPAYGAPAAPEPPVYGAPVPPAYGAPAAPEPPAYGAPVPPAYGAPAAPEPPAYGAPVPPAYGAPAQPAYGAPAQPAYGVPAPAYGSPAYAPVQQKAQVLSIISMIAGIFGILVSVFGVGFGFIFSAAAVVLGFLGRKKEPAAKGFWLTGLITGFVGIAISLVFGLFLLIFIISAASYSTY; from the coding sequence ATGACCGATCCGAAAGACAACACCCCCGACGACGCAGTACCCGCCGTCGACTTCGGCGGGGCCCCGGCCGCGCCCGACTCGGCGTGGGCCGCGCCCGCCGAGGGCGCCTCGGCAGCCGAAGAGGTCGCCGAAGAGACCGTGCTCCGCGAGTCGCTCCCCGGCGCCGACCAGGCAGCCGTGGTGACCGGCGCCGCGAGCACGCCCGAACCCCCGGCCGCTCCCGAGCCGCCCGCGGCGCCTGAAGCGCCGTCCGTGCCCGAGGTGCCGTCGGTGCCCGAGCCGCCGGCTCCGCCGGCCCCGCCCGGGTACTGGACGCCGACCGAGGTGCCCTCGAGCGCGCCTGCGGCTCCGGCCGCGCCCGCGTACGGGGCGCCCGCGGCGCCTGAGCCGCCGGTCTACGGCGCTCCGGTTCCGCCCGCCTACGGCGCTCCGGCCGCACCCGAGCCGCCTGCCTACGGCGCTCCGGTCCCGCCCGCGTACGGTGCTCCGGCCGCACCCGAGCCGCCTGCCTACGGCGCTCCGGTCCCGCCCGCGTACGGCGCTCCGGCGCAGCCCGCGTACGGTGCGCCCGCGCAGCCCGCCTACGGTGTCCCGGCTCCCGCCTACGGTTCACCGGCGTACGCGCCCGTGCAGCAGAAGGCCCAGGTGCTCAGCATCATCTCGATGATCGCCGGCATCTTCGGCATCCTCGTGAGCGTCTTCGGGGTGGGCTTCGGATTCATCTTCTCCGCGGCCGCAGTCGTGCTCGGCTTCCTCGGACGCAAGAAGGAGCCGGCGGCGAAGGGGTTCTGGCTCACCGGTCTCATCACCGGATTCGTCGGGATCGCGATCTCGCTCGTATTCGGGCTGTTCCTGCTCATCTTCATCATCTCGGCGGCCTCGTACTCGACCTACTAG
- the tsaE gene encoding tRNA (adenosine(37)-N6)-threonylcarbamoyltransferase complex ATPase subunit type 1 TsaE produces MEEFGRALGAELRAGDLVVLTGPLGAGKTTLTRGIGEGLGVRGPVQSPTFVLARTHPSLTGGAPLVHVDAYRLGTAAELDDLDLDFDRSVVVAEWGAGLLDDVSESWLEIVIERRVGGADAASEPDASDGGAPEASADLDLDADEPRTVTVTAHGPRWAGTRYSA; encoded by the coding sequence ATGGAGGAGTTCGGCCGTGCACTCGGCGCGGAACTCCGCGCCGGCGATCTCGTCGTGCTGACGGGCCCGCTCGGCGCGGGCAAGACGACGCTCACGCGCGGCATCGGCGAGGGGCTCGGCGTGCGCGGACCCGTGCAGTCGCCCACGTTCGTGCTCGCGCGCACGCACCCGAGCCTCACGGGCGGCGCGCCGCTCGTGCACGTCGACGCATACCGGCTCGGCACGGCCGCCGAGCTCGACGATCTCGACCTCGACTTCGACCGGTCGGTCGTCGTCGCCGAGTGGGGCGCCGGGCTCCTCGACGACGTGAGCGAGTCGTGGCTCGAGATCGTGATCGAGCGGCGCGTCGGCGGGGCTGATGCGGCGAGCGAGCCGGATGCCTCGGACGGCGGCGCCCCCGAGGCATCCGCCGACCTCGATCTCGACGCCGACGAACCGCGCACCGTGACGGTCACCGCTCACGGCCCGCGCTGGGCCGGTACGCGCTACTCGGCCTGA
- the rarD gene encoding EamA family transporter RarD: MPSPEAPLQSTATPASGVNRAGLAYAVGAYVLWGFLPVYFIALAPSGPIEIVAWRILLSLVFCALLLSVTRTWRPFIALLRDRRVVLTMGLAGVLIFINWQTYVYATVTDQVVEAALGYFINPIVTVFLGVIVLRERLNAVQWTAVGISILAVVVLAFGYGQLPWIALVLAFSFGFYGLIKKRVGPRVDAVSGLTLETVWLAPLAGAQLVFVAMTSGLTMGTAGAGHTTLLLLAGAITAIPLLLFAAASRRLPLIQMGFIQYFAPFIQFLVGVFVLHEPMPFERWIGFALVWVALVVLTFDAVRSARASRRVVDDVAELT; the protein is encoded by the coding sequence GTGCCCAGCCCCGAAGCCCCGCTCCAGTCGACCGCGACACCTGCTTCGGGGGTGAACCGCGCGGGCCTCGCCTACGCGGTGGGCGCCTATGTGCTGTGGGGCTTCCTCCCCGTCTACTTCATCGCGCTCGCGCCGTCGGGGCCGATCGAGATCGTCGCGTGGCGCATCCTGCTCTCGCTCGTCTTCTGCGCGCTCCTCCTCTCGGTGACGCGTACGTGGCGACCGTTCATCGCGCTGCTGCGCGACCGTCGCGTCGTGCTCACGATGGGCCTCGCGGGCGTGCTCATCTTCATCAACTGGCAGACCTACGTCTACGCGACCGTGACCGACCAGGTCGTCGAGGCCGCGCTCGGGTACTTCATCAACCCCATCGTCACGGTGTTCCTCGGCGTCATCGTGCTGCGCGAGCGGCTCAACGCCGTGCAGTGGACGGCGGTCGGCATCTCGATCCTCGCCGTCGTCGTGCTCGCCTTCGGGTACGGGCAGCTGCCGTGGATCGCGCTCGTCCTCGCCTTCTCGTTCGGCTTCTACGGGCTCATCAAGAAGCGCGTCGGGCCGCGCGTCGACGCCGTTTCGGGGCTCACGCTCGAAACCGTCTGGCTCGCGCCGCTCGCGGGCGCCCAACTCGTGTTCGTCGCGATGACGAGCGGGCTGACGATGGGCACGGCGGGCGCCGGCCACACGACCCTGCTTCTTCTCGCCGGCGCGATCACGGCCATCCCGCTCCTCCTCTTCGCGGCGGCGTCGCGCCGGCTGCCCCTCATCCAAATGGGGTTCATCCAGTACTTCGCGCCGTTCATTCAGTTCCTCGTCGGCGTCTTCGTGCTCCACGAGCCCATGCCGTTCGAGCGCTGGATCGGGTTCGCGCTCGTCTGGGTCGCGCTCGTCGTCCTCACGTTCGACGCCGTGCGCAGCGCACGCGCTTCGCGCCGGGTCGTCGACGACGTCGCCGAGCTCACCTGA
- the groES gene encoding co-chaperone GroES, with amino-acid sequence MSVSIKPLEDRIVIKQVEAEQTTASGLVIPDTAKEKPQEGEVIAVGPGRIDDNGNRVPLDVAVGDKVIYSKYGGTEVKFGGEDFLVLSARDVLAVVVR; translated from the coding sequence GTGTCGGTTTCCATCAAGCCGCTCGAAGATCGCATCGTCATCAAGCAGGTCGAGGCCGAGCAGACCACGGCGTCGGGTCTCGTGATCCCCGACACCGCGAAGGAGAAGCCGCAGGAGGGCGAAGTCATCGCTGTCGGCCCTGGCCGCATCGACGACAACGGCAACCGCGTGCCCCTCGACGTCGCCGTCGGCGACAAGGTCATCTACTCGAAGTACGGCGGCACCGAGGTCAAGTTCGGCGGCGAGGACTTCCTCGTCCTGTCGGCCCGCGACGTGCTCGCGGTCGTCGTCCGCTGA